One window from the genome of Variovorax sp. PAMC26660 encodes:
- a CDS encoding homoserine dehydrogenase, protein MKPIQVGLLGAGTVGSGTFKVLQRNQEEIKRRAGRGIEITMVADLDTARAREVAGEGVKVVADAREVIANPDIDIVIELIGGYGIAKQLVLEAIAAGKHVVTANKALLAVHGTEIFAAAHAKGVMVAFEAAVAGGIPIIKALREGLTANSIQWLAGIINGTTNFILSEMRDKGLDFATVLKEAQRLGYAEADPTFDIEGVDAGHKVTLMSAIAFGIPVQFDKAHIEGITKLAAQDIKYAEQLGYRIKLLGITKRTAKGIELRVHPSLVPSKRLLANVEGAMNAVVVHGDAVGTTLYYGKGAGSEPTASAVIADLVDITRLHTADAAHRVPHLAFHPDAMSDLKVLPMTEVVTSYYLRLRVADQAGVLAKVTGLLATAGISIDAVLQREADEVGGEGSTQTDLIILTHDAREGTVNDVLAELQALPTVLEPIVRIRKEELS, encoded by the coding sequence ATGAAACCCATCCAAGTAGGCCTGCTCGGTGCAGGCACGGTCGGCAGCGGCACCTTCAAGGTGCTCCAGCGCAACCAGGAAGAAATCAAGCGCCGCGCCGGCCGCGGCATCGAGATCACCATGGTGGCCGACCTCGACACCGCCCGTGCACGCGAAGTGGCCGGCGAGGGCGTGAAGGTGGTGGCCGACGCACGCGAAGTCATTGCCAACCCCGACATCGACATCGTCATCGAGCTGATCGGCGGCTACGGCATCGCCAAGCAGCTGGTGCTCGAAGCCATTGCGGCCGGCAAGCACGTGGTCACGGCCAACAAGGCGCTGCTCGCGGTGCACGGCACCGAGATCTTCGCGGCCGCGCATGCCAAGGGCGTGATGGTGGCCTTCGAGGCCGCGGTGGCCGGTGGCATCCCGATCATCAAGGCGCTGCGCGAAGGCCTCACGGCCAACAGCATCCAGTGGCTGGCCGGCATCATCAACGGCACCACCAACTTCATCCTGTCCGAGATGCGCGACAAGGGCCTGGACTTCGCCACCGTGCTCAAGGAAGCACAGCGCCTGGGCTACGCCGAAGCCGACCCGACCTTCGACATCGAAGGCGTCGACGCCGGCCACAAGGTCACGCTGATGAGCGCCATTGCCTTCGGCATTCCGGTGCAGTTCGACAAGGCACACATCGAGGGCATCACCAAGCTCGCGGCACAGGACATCAAGTACGCCGAGCAGCTCGGCTACCGCATCAAGCTGCTGGGCATCACCAAGCGCACGGCCAAGGGCATCGAGCTGCGAGTGCATCCGTCGCTGGTGCCGTCCAAGCGACTGCTGGCCAATGTCGAAGGCGCGATGAACGCGGTGGTGGTGCATGGCGATGCCGTCGGCACCACGCTGTACTACGGCAAGGGCGCGGGCAGCGAGCCCACCGCCAGCGCCGTGATCGCCGACCTGGTCGACATCACCCGCCTGCACACCGCCGACGCCGCGCACCGCGTGCCGCACCTGGCTTTCCACCCTGACGCCATGAGCGACCTGAAGGTGCTGCCGATGACTGAGGTCGTCACCAGCTACTACCTGCGCCTGCGCGTGGCCGACCAGGCCGGCGTGCTGGCCAAGGTGACGGGCCTGCTCGCCACCGCCGGCATCAGCATCGACGCGGTGCTGCAGCGCGAAGCCGACGAAGTGGGCGGCGAAGGCTCCACGCAGACCGACCTCATCATCCTCACGCACGACGCGCGCGAAGGCACCGTCAACGACGTGCTGGCCGAGCTGCAGGCACTGCCCACGGTGCTGGAGCCCATCGTGCGCATTCGCAAGGAAGAGCTGTCCTGA
- the thrC gene encoding threonine synthase: MNYLSTRGHPDRKRFCDILLEGLAPDGGLYLPVQYPKVDTATLAKWRDLPYAELAFEILSLYIDDIPPADLKAICAKTYTAEVFGSDEIVPLRELEDGVYLEALSNGPTLAFKDMAMQLLGNLFEYELGRRGAELNILGATSGDTGSAAEYAMRGKKGVRVFMTSPDGRMSPFQQAQMFSLQDENIHNIAITGVFDDCQDIVKAVSNDLGFKRKYRIGTVNSINWARLLAQVVYYFAGYFQATASNDKPVSFTVPSGNFGNVCAGHVARMMGLPIQTLVVATNENDVLDEFFRTGIYRVRGAADTHETSSPSMDISKASNFERFVFDLVGRDAVKLRKLFVDDLGLEGRFDLSADPAFKDAAERFGFKSSRSTHADRLATIRDTDKRFATLVDPHTADGLKAAREHIVPGVPMVVLETALPIKFAETLVEALGEEPARPKKFEGIEALPKRVVKLPADAEAVKAYIAQNCD, encoded by the coding sequence GTGAACTACCTGAGCACCCGCGGCCACCCCGACCGCAAGCGCTTTTGCGACATCCTCCTCGAAGGCCTCGCACCCGATGGCGGCCTGTACCTGCCCGTGCAGTACCCGAAGGTCGACACCGCCACGCTCGCCAAATGGCGCGATCTGCCGTACGCCGAGCTGGCCTTCGAGATCCTCTCGCTCTACATCGACGACATTCCGCCCGCCGACCTGAAGGCGATCTGCGCGAAAACCTACACCGCCGAAGTGTTCGGCTCCGACGAGATCGTGCCGCTGCGCGAACTCGAAGACGGCGTGTACCTCGAAGCCCTGTCGAACGGCCCCACGCTGGCCTTCAAGGACATGGCGATGCAGCTGCTGGGCAATCTGTTCGAGTACGAACTGGGCCGTCGCGGTGCGGAACTCAACATCCTGGGCGCCACCAGCGGCGACACCGGCAGCGCGGCCGAATACGCCATGCGCGGCAAGAAGGGCGTGCGCGTCTTCATGACCTCGCCCGACGGCCGCATGAGCCCGTTCCAGCAGGCACAGATGTTCAGCCTGCAGGACGAGAACATCCACAACATCGCCATCACCGGCGTGTTCGACGACTGCCAGGACATCGTCAAGGCGGTCTCGAACGATCTGGGCTTCAAGCGCAAGTACCGCATCGGCACGGTCAACTCGATCAACTGGGCGCGGCTGCTCGCGCAGGTCGTTTACTACTTTGCCGGCTACTTCCAGGCCACGGCCAGCAACGACAAGCCGGTGAGCTTCACCGTGCCCTCGGGCAACTTCGGCAACGTCTGCGCGGGCCATGTGGCGCGCATGATGGGCCTGCCGATCCAGACGCTGGTGGTCGCCACCAACGAGAACGATGTGCTCGACGAGTTCTTCCGCACCGGCATCTACCGCGTGCGCGGGGCTGCCGACACGCACGAGACATCGAGCCCGTCGATGGACATCAGCAAGGCCAGCAATTTCGAGCGCTTCGTGTTCGATCTGGTCGGCCGCGATGCCGTCAAGCTGCGCAAGCTGTTCGTGGACGACCTGGGCCTCGAAGGCCGCTTCGACCTGAGCGCCGATCCGGCTTTCAAGGATGCCGCCGAACGCTTCGGCTTCAAGAGCAGCCGCAGCACGCACGCCGACCGCCTGGCCACCATCCGCGACACCGACAAGCGCTTTGCCACGCTGGTCGACCCGCACACGGCCGACGGCCTCAAGGCCGCGCGTGAGCACATCGTGCCGGGCGTGCCGATGGTGGTGCTCGAAACCGCATTGCCGATCAAGTTTGCCGAGACGCTCGTCGAGGCGCTGGGCGAAGAGCCCGCGCGCCCGAAGAAGTTCGAGGGCATCGAGGCGCTGCCCAAGCGCGTGGTCAAGCTGCCGGCCGATGCCGAGGCTGTGAAAGCCTACATTGCCCAGAACTGTGACTGA
- the mobB gene encoding molybdopterin-guanine dinucleotide biosynthesis protein B: MKVVGFAGYSGAGKTTLVERLIPVLKRLGQRVSVVKHAHHKFDIDHPGKDTYRHREAGAFEVVVASDKRLAVMREFETPVELSVHQLLAELHPAADWVLVEGFRHSDVLKIEVWRLPEDGQPSRPVLYTDDPFVTAVATDAPSSLPLPTERPLFDLNDAEAIAQWLIASGDRFEYNPEHHG; this comes from the coding sequence ATGAAGGTCGTCGGCTTCGCCGGCTATTCGGGCGCGGGCAAGACCACGCTGGTGGAGCGCCTGATCCCGGTGCTCAAGCGGCTCGGCCAGCGCGTCTCGGTGGTCAAGCACGCACACCACAAGTTCGACATCGACCATCCGGGCAAGGACACGTACCGCCACCGCGAGGCCGGTGCCTTCGAGGTGGTCGTGGCCTCCGACAAGCGGCTGGCCGTGATGCGCGAGTTCGAGACTCCCGTGGAGCTGTCGGTGCACCAGCTGCTGGCAGAGCTGCATCCGGCCGCCGACTGGGTGCTGGTCGAGGGCTTCCGGCACAGCGATGTGCTGAAGATCGAAGTCTGGCGCCTGCCCGAAGATGGCCAGCCTTCGCGGCCGGTGCTGTACACGGACGATCCCTTCGTCACCGCCGTGGCCACCGATGCACCGTCCAGCCTGCCGTTGCCCACCGAACGCCCGCTGTTCGACCTCAATGACGCCGAGGCCATCGCGCAATGGCTGATCGCCAGCGGCGACCGCTTCGAGTACAACCCGGAACACCATGGCTGA
- the glp gene encoding gephyrin-like molybdotransferase Glp yields MADSPVPFAASSLRPPLMPLDEAIAVLLAKAQPKLPAESVVTFEADGRVLAQDLVSGLTVPPRDNSAMDGYAVRVADCAAPGAELVVAQRIPAGTVGTPLAAGTAARIFTGAQIPDGADAVVMQEDTTATPQEGRLGSVRIAIVPAVGQWVRREGEDVASGDVVLKQGERLTPAALGLAASVGFHKLQVARKPRVAMLSTGDELVMPGEVAPDAMKPGAIYNSNRFFMRALLHRLGCEVNDLGIVPDNREATITALRDAAETSDLIITTGGVSVGEEDHIRAALQSLGELQLWSLSMKPGKPFAYGSIARSDGQGHCHVTGLPGNPVSSFLTFLMLVRPFLLTLQGATRVTPEPVQMRADFDWLRADKRREFLRARRNAAGGLELFGNQSSGVLTSMVWGDGVVDNPAGQTIRSGDTVNFIPFASLLS; encoded by the coding sequence ATGGCTGATTCCCCCGTTCCCTTCGCCGCTTCGTCCCTGCGCCCACCGCTGATGCCGCTCGACGAGGCCATCGCGGTGCTTCTGGCGAAGGCGCAGCCGAAGCTGCCCGCCGAAAGCGTCGTGACCTTCGAGGCCGATGGCCGCGTGCTGGCACAGGACCTCGTCTCCGGCCTGACCGTGCCGCCGCGCGACAACAGCGCGATGGATGGCTACGCGGTGCGCGTGGCCGATTGCGCAGCGCCTGGTGCCGAACTGGTCGTGGCGCAGCGCATTCCCGCGGGCACCGTCGGCACGCCGCTGGCGGCCGGCACCGCCGCGCGCATCTTCACTGGCGCGCAGATCCCTGATGGCGCCGATGCCGTGGTGATGCAGGAAGACACCACCGCCACGCCGCAGGAAGGCCGCCTGGGCTCGGTTCGCATCGCCATCGTCCCCGCAGTCGGCCAATGGGTGCGCCGCGAAGGTGAAGACGTGGCTTCCGGCGACGTCGTGCTGAAGCAGGGCGAGCGCCTCACGCCCGCCGCGCTGGGCCTTGCCGCCAGCGTCGGCTTCCACAAGCTGCAGGTGGCCCGCAAGCCGCGCGTGGCCATGCTCTCCACCGGCGACGAACTGGTGATGCCGGGTGAAGTCGCGCCGGATGCCATGAAGCCCGGCGCGATCTACAACTCCAACCGCTTCTTCATGCGCGCCTTGCTGCATCGGTTGGGCTGCGAGGTGAATGACCTGGGCATCGTGCCGGACAACCGCGAAGCCACCATCACGGCGCTGCGCGACGCGGCCGAAACCAGCGACCTGATCATCACCACCGGCGGCGTGTCGGTCGGCGAAGAAGACCACATCCGCGCCGCACTGCAGTCGCTGGGCGAGCTGCAGCTCTGGTCGCTGTCGATGAAGCCCGGCAAGCCTTTCGCCTACGGCTCGATCGCGCGCAGCGACGGGCAGGGCCATTGCCACGTGACGGGGTTGCCCGGCAACCCGGTGTCCAGCTTCCTGACCTTCCTGATGCTCGTGCGGCCCTTCTTGCTGACACTGCAAGGCGCCACACGCGTGACGCCCGAGCCCGTGCAGATGCGCGCTGATTTCGACTGGCTCCGCGCCGACAAGCGCCGTGAGTTCCTGCGCGCGCGCCGCAATGCGGCCGGTGGGCTCGAACTGTTCGGCAACCAGAGTTCGGGCGTGCTCACGTCGATGGTCTGGGGCGATGGCGTGGTCGACAACCCCGCGGGCCAGACGATCCGTTCGGGCGACACCGTGAACTTCATTCCCTTCGCCTCGCTGCTGTCCTGA
- the moaD gene encoding molybdopterin converting factor subunit 1: MKVQVRYFASVREALSSSSETVETNAQTLAALRDELIARGGAHATALARGKAVRMALDQAMSDEAAALHEGCEVAFFPPVTGG; the protein is encoded by the coding sequence ATGAAGGTACAGGTCCGTTATTTCGCGTCGGTGCGCGAGGCGCTCTCAAGCAGCAGCGAAACCGTCGAGACGAACGCACAGACGTTGGCCGCGCTGCGCGACGAACTCATCGCCCGTGGCGGCGCGCATGCCACCGCGCTGGCACGTGGCAAGGCCGTGCGCATGGCGCTCGACCAAGCCATGAGCGACGAAGCCGCAGCCCTGCACGAAGGCTGCGAAGTCGCTTTCTTCCCGCCGGTTACGGGCGGCTGA
- the dapA gene encoding 4-hydroxy-tetrahydrodipicolinate synthase yields the protein MPQQTTAPTPDFSGLWIPLVTPFRDGAVDHAALAALTRRLAGDGVAGFVVCGSTGEAAALDETEQLAALDTVQAAAGGLPIVMGLSGYHLGKTTAWVRKLAERPLAALLVPAPHYIRPSQAGLLEWFRAIADATAVPLLIYDIPYRTGATLARETLLALADHPRIRGIKDCGGDMAKTRAVIADGRLQVLSGEDHQIFSTVAEGGVGAIAASGHVQTRRFVQVLRLLADNRVAEARAEWQPLQPLIEMLFAESNPGPLKALLAHQGGMHNELRSPMTRASDGLRERLVALDARLSRP from the coding sequence GTGCCACAACAAACTACCGCCCCCACCCCCGATTTTTCGGGCCTCTGGATCCCGCTCGTCACCCCGTTCCGCGATGGCGCGGTCGACCACGCCGCACTCGCCGCGTTGACCCGACGGCTCGCCGGCGACGGTGTTGCCGGCTTCGTGGTCTGCGGCTCGACCGGCGAGGCCGCCGCGCTCGACGAGACGGAGCAGTTGGCCGCGCTCGATACCGTGCAAGCCGCTGCCGGTGGCCTGCCGATCGTCATGGGCCTGTCGGGCTATCACCTGGGCAAGACGACGGCCTGGGTGCGCAAGCTCGCCGAACGCCCCCTGGCGGCCCTGCTGGTGCCCGCGCCGCACTACATCCGCCCTTCGCAGGCGGGCCTGCTCGAATGGTTCCGCGCCATCGCCGACGCGACCGCGGTGCCACTGCTGATCTACGACATTCCCTACCGCACCGGCGCGACGCTTGCACGCGAGACGCTGCTGGCACTGGCCGACCATCCGCGCATTCGCGGCATCAAGGACTGCGGCGGCGACATGGCGAAGACACGCGCGGTGATCGCCGATGGCCGGCTGCAGGTGTTGTCGGGCGAAGACCACCAGATTTTCAGCACGGTGGCCGAAGGTGGCGTGGGCGCCATCGCGGCCAGCGGGCATGTGCAGACGCGGCGCTTCGTGCAAGTGCTGCGCCTGCTGGCCGACAACCGCGTGGCCGAGGCGCGTGCCGAATGGCAGCCGTTGCAACCGCTGATCGAGATGTTGTTTGCCGAGTCGAACCCGGGGCCGCTGAAGGCACTGCTGGCACACCAGGGTGGGATGCACAACGAGTTGCGCTCGCCGATGACCCGTGCGTCCGATGGCCTGCGCGAGCGCCTTGTCGCGCTCGACGCCCGGCTCAGCCGCCCGTAA
- a CDS encoding type VI secretion system Vgr family protein — translation MPSLLGQPALEFKSLDGREALGELFEYTVRLQTPDSPALTEYVTANVPVKQLIGKEFSICIELDGKGFGVAARTGAGTREINALVTSARFVQHENRRGIYEISLRPWLTLATRTSDYKIFQNKTPLEIIEEVLAGYSFLTEKRVTHRYPLRVFQVQYGETDFEFITRLMQEFGIYYFFEHKDGAHKLVLVDDVGAHMKFESPAYHAIAYHPPGHKIDEEYCDNFCSVENLESGQWVTDDFDFTKPRARLQQVARMPRNTGNSAQEMYKWPGDYSDPDEGRDLARTRMEAIGAPGSRGRGSGNLRAIVTGCTFSLTHYPQDAANLEYLVIASTLRLHESAHASGQEDYVCRTDFEVQPAHKIFRSPQTQPKPRTTGPQTAIVTGPSGQEIWTDEYGRIRASFHWNRYCTKDENASCWIRVSSPWAGTNLGGMHIPRIGQEVIVDFENGDPDRPIVTGRVYNRLNMPPRLLPEQKNLSGFRSRELSSDGKGPGGRSNHIALDDKAGKIQAQLKSDHQCSSLSLGHIGRIEDTAGRKDDRGQGVELRTDGHGAIRAAQGLLLTTEARPNAQAHITDMGETVVRLTQAQDLHEGMSEVAQQAKAHKAGDQDAVTKVLKEHNDAIKGKGGNASEGQFPELNEPHLVLASPAGIHSTAGTTTHIASIEHIALSSGGHTSISAGKSLLASVKDAVRFFAYKAIRLTAATAGIDIVALQNSINLMAKLDIKLEANRITITAKEEILINGGSSYTRWNASGIVHGTNGVWREHAATHSFAGPMSMEKLLRMRGVSHDDKYSVRFAPLGSDEIFKHMQMTGLPYKILDEREEIKAEGVIPANGRLPRVTFETPDEAVLIVGEETWSWNVVPTSRTVHRNLDASNTEIEEADSNNSDDGLLDVEKSKYAQTEGNSEFNHFLSESAVEAFLIELVQIRNK, via the coding sequence ATGCCCAGCCTGCTGGGCCAGCCCGCGCTGGAATTCAAGTCACTCGATGGCCGTGAGGCGTTGGGTGAACTCTTTGAATACACCGTCCGGCTGCAGACCCCCGACAGCCCGGCCCTGACCGAGTACGTCACAGCCAATGTTCCGGTCAAACAACTGATCGGCAAAGAGTTCAGCATCTGCATCGAACTCGACGGCAAGGGCTTTGGTGTGGCGGCCCGCACGGGCGCAGGCACACGCGAGATCAACGCCCTGGTGACCAGCGCAAGGTTCGTGCAGCACGAGAACCGCCGGGGCATCTACGAAATCTCCCTTCGCCCCTGGCTGACCCTGGCCACACGCACCAGCGACTACAAGATCTTCCAGAACAAGACCCCGCTGGAGATCATCGAGGAGGTGCTCGCCGGCTATAGCTTTCTGACCGAAAAGCGCGTCACCCATCGGTATCCCCTGCGGGTGTTCCAGGTCCAGTACGGCGAGACGGACTTCGAGTTCATCACGCGGCTGATGCAGGAATTCGGCATCTACTACTTCTTTGAACACAAGGATGGGGCGCACAAGCTGGTCTTGGTGGACGACGTCGGCGCGCACATGAAGTTCGAGAGCCCGGCGTATCACGCCATTGCCTACCATCCGCCGGGTCACAAGATCGACGAGGAATACTGCGACAACTTCTGCAGCGTCGAAAACCTGGAATCGGGCCAGTGGGTGACCGACGACTTCGACTTCACCAAGCCGCGCGCCCGGCTCCAGCAGGTCGCCAGGATGCCGCGCAACACGGGCAACAGTGCGCAGGAGATGTACAAGTGGCCGGGCGACTACAGCGATCCGGACGAAGGCCGGGACCTTGCGCGCACGCGCATGGAGGCAATCGGCGCTCCTGGCAGCCGCGGGCGGGGAAGCGGCAACCTGCGGGCAATCGTGACGGGATGCACCTTCTCGCTGACCCACTACCCACAAGACGCAGCGAACCTCGAGTACCTGGTCATCGCCAGCACCCTGCGCCTGCACGAAAGCGCGCATGCCAGTGGTCAGGAAGACTACGTTTGCCGTACCGACTTCGAGGTTCAGCCCGCCCACAAGATCTTTCGCTCACCGCAGACCCAGCCCAAGCCCAGAACCACGGGCCCGCAGACGGCCATCGTCACCGGCCCCAGCGGTCAGGAAATATGGACGGACGAATACGGCCGGATCCGGGCCAGCTTCCACTGGAACCGCTACTGCACGAAAGACGAGAACGCCTCCTGCTGGATTCGTGTGTCCTCCCCCTGGGCCGGCACCAACTTAGGTGGCATGCACATTCCGCGCATCGGCCAGGAAGTGATCGTCGACTTCGAGAACGGCGATCCCGACCGGCCTATCGTCACTGGCCGGGTCTACAACCGCTTGAACATGCCACCCAGGCTGTTGCCCGAACAGAAGAATCTTTCGGGCTTTCGCAGCCGCGAACTGAGCTCGGACGGCAAAGGCCCGGGTGGACGAAGCAACCATATCGCGTTGGACGACAAGGCCGGAAAGATCCAGGCCCAGCTCAAAAGCGATCACCAGTGCAGCAGCCTGAGCCTGGGGCACATCGGGCGCATCGAAGACACGGCCGGCCGCAAGGATGACCGGGGCCAGGGCGTCGAGTTGCGTACCGATGGGCATGGCGCGATCCGCGCCGCCCAAGGTTTGCTGCTCACCACGGAGGCCAGACCCAATGCGCAGGCCCACATCACCGACATGGGAGAGACCGTCGTCAGACTCACGCAGGCGCAGGATCTGCACGAAGGGATGAGCGAGGTTGCGCAGCAGGCCAAGGCACACAAGGCAGGCGATCAGGATGCCGTCACGAAGGTCCTGAAGGAACACAACGACGCAATCAAGGGCAAGGGCGGCAACGCATCGGAAGGGCAGTTCCCGGAACTCAACGAACCTCATCTGGTACTTGCCAGTCCGGCGGGTATTCACAGCACGGCCGGCACGACGACGCACATCGCGAGCATCGAGCATATCGCCCTGAGCAGTGGCGGGCACACCAGCATCAGCGCGGGCAAGAGCCTGTTGGCCAGCGTCAAGGACGCCGTGCGCTTCTTTGCCTACAAGGCCATCCGCCTGACAGCGGCCACCGCGGGCATCGACATCGTGGCGCTGCAGAACAGCATCAACCTCATGGCCAAGCTCGACATCAAGCTGGAGGCCAACAGGATCACGATCACCGCCAAGGAAGAGATCCTGATCAACGGGGGGAGCAGCTACACGCGATGGAATGCCTCAGGCATCGTGCATGGCACCAATGGGGTGTGGCGCGAGCATGCGGCCACGCACAGCTTCGCCGGGCCAATGAGCATGGAAAAGCTCCTGCGGATGCGGGGCGTAAGTCACGACGACAAGTACAGCGTTCGCTTCGCGCCACTTGGCAGTGACGAGATCTTCAAACACATGCAAATGACGGGATTGCCCTACAAGATTCTGGACGAGCGAGAGGAAATCAAAGCGGAAGGAGTCATCCCGGCCAACGGCCGGCTGCCGAGAGTTACTTTTGAAACGCCAGACGAAGCAGTATTGATCGTGGGCGAAGAGACTTGGAGTTGGAATGTTGTCCCGACGAGCAGAACGGTGCACAGAAATCTCGACGCTTCCAACACAGAAATCGAAGAAGCCGATAGCAATAATTCAGATGATGGCTTACTCGATGTCGAAAAATCGAAGTACGCACAAACAGAAGGTAATTCTGAATTCAATCATTTTCTTTCGGAGTCCGCAGTTGAGGCTTTTCTGATTGAATTGGTTCAAATTCGGAATAAATAA
- a CDS encoding LysM peptidoglycan-binding domain-containing protein, translating to MSRFISAIYHKNIEVAEFICDDGRHFLRSGGTLPWRINNPGDLTARLVDGVPAPKKAKGYVGFATTKSGRVFLIFPDEDAGRAELKANLKRMHGEKTILKAIPDYAPEKENNTQKYIEDLLKIGKIPIDKKIDSCSAEEFEKIADSIAEIEGYYAKPATRKELWVVVSRINATDGSQPLPDAEIILQIGGKEQKVKSDAVGRFPPVIHPADKTPVYVKIVDSKTKESVKIGVIQGDVGKDFNLLAKFRKWKGVAGSEKINGSSFRQKKSMKYVVQPGDSLGNVAKLYRTNVATIKISNSLKSDTIYPGEVLLINGSGEAESSAAPTTATPKSTSTSMAAVPKKRSRHTTPPVPPISSSVQPSDSERSKKGAGKQLALINTLSGRAPWMPIAIAEAKLRAGEVELTLQNKINYHIEIDDGLKSLYGPNSAWCAAFVNWCLLQAKYPIDNATYPGHRTAKARAHGFYEVSGPKEKTEKTSATIRNPLFVEMEKPIYGAIAMVTSKSDHGHHVGFVYAKNGANGLILLGGNQSQQINFSYFNATPVAGYTTKNKEGKKVAHKGDPNHLKYFVPVAYYEQAKKDASSSELEEMNAAEINEGMGIDANKATPTIT from the coding sequence ATGTCAAGATTTATATCTGCGATCTATCACAAAAATATCGAGGTTGCTGAATTTATTTGCGACGATGGTCGGCATTTTTTGCGCTCCGGAGGAACGCTGCCATGGCGAATAAATAATCCCGGAGATTTGACAGCCCGTCTTGTGGATGGAGTGCCTGCGCCTAAAAAAGCCAAAGGCTATGTGGGATTTGCCACCACAAAATCAGGCAGGGTATTTTTGATATTCCCGGATGAAGATGCTGGGCGCGCAGAGCTGAAGGCCAATTTAAAAAGAATGCATGGAGAAAAAACAATTCTAAAAGCCATTCCTGACTACGCACCAGAAAAAGAAAACAACACACAAAAATACATAGAAGACTTGCTTAAGATTGGCAAGATTCCGATTGACAAGAAAATTGACTCATGCAGTGCCGAGGAGTTTGAAAAGATTGCAGACAGTATTGCGGAGATTGAGGGGTATTACGCCAAGCCTGCAACTCGCAAAGAATTGTGGGTGGTTGTGAGCAGGATCAATGCGACCGATGGTAGTCAGCCTTTGCCCGATGCAGAGATAATTCTCCAAATAGGAGGCAAAGAGCAAAAGGTCAAATCTGATGCGGTAGGACGTTTTCCACCAGTAATTCATCCGGCTGATAAAACTCCTGTTTACGTTAAGATAGTAGATTCAAAGACCAAAGAATCCGTAAAAATTGGGGTGATTCAAGGTGACGTCGGAAAGGATTTCAATCTTCTGGCGAAATTCAGAAAATGGAAAGGTGTTGCGGGGTCGGAGAAGATTAATGGCTCTTCATTTAGGCAGAAGAAGTCGATGAAATATGTGGTCCAGCCCGGAGATAGTCTGGGAAATGTCGCAAAACTGTATCGAACTAATGTAGCTACGATCAAAATCAGCAATAGTCTGAAAAGCGACACCATCTATCCTGGAGAGGTGCTGCTGATCAATGGGAGTGGTGAGGCAGAATCAAGCGCGGCTCCAACAACTGCAACGCCAAAATCTACCTCGACAAGCATGGCAGCAGTTCCGAAAAAGCGGTCACGCCACACCACACCACCAGTGCCACCTATTTCCTCCAGCGTGCAGCCATCAGATTCGGAGCGATCCAAGAAGGGAGCAGGGAAGCAGTTGGCTCTGATCAACACTCTGTCTGGCAGAGCCCCTTGGATGCCCATCGCCATAGCAGAAGCAAAACTTAGAGCTGGAGAAGTCGAGCTTACACTGCAAAACAAGATTAATTACCATATCGAAATTGATGATGGTTTGAAATCTTTATATGGACCTAACAGCGCATGGTGCGCCGCGTTCGTCAATTGGTGCCTATTGCAGGCAAAATATCCAATTGACAATGCAACCTATCCCGGGCATAGAACTGCAAAAGCACGTGCGCATGGATTTTATGAGGTGAGTGGTCCAAAAGAAAAAACAGAAAAGACCTCCGCCACTATTCGAAATCCTTTGTTTGTTGAAATGGAAAAACCCATATATGGTGCCATCGCGATGGTCACATCAAAATCCGATCATGGGCATCATGTTGGATTTGTGTATGCGAAAAATGGTGCCAATGGATTAATATTGCTTGGCGGAAATCAAAGTCAGCAAATAAACTTCTCATACTTCAACGCCACACCCGTTGCCGGATACACAACAAAAAACAAAGAAGGGAAAAAAGTCGCGCATAAGGGTGATCCGAATCATCTGAAATATTTTGTTCCAGTTGCATATTATGAGCAAGCCAAGAAGGATGCCTCTAGCTCCGAGCTTGAAGAAATGAATGCAGCCGAGATAAATGAAGGAATGGGAATCGATGCAAACAAAGCAACCCCGACGATTACATAG